cgatctcaTAAAgtgtgcgcactgccgagggtcgaacgacacgaaccatagatgtatctatcctgccgaggtgaacggcccgctcccattagaataagaaaacTTTGACGGGTCCTTGTCCCCACTCACGAAGGGACAGGTGAGTTTTAGGAAAGCTTTGGGGAAAGCCTTTCGATGAGAATGCGTAACGCGGaggaaattcgtaagaggagtacaattattctaTGGCAAGTGATAAAGTTCATCTGATATCTACAATAACAAGTATGCCGCTccacacaagtctagtctcaaattTTAACATGTAATAAGGAACctaataggcaagagacaactcaaatagtacagttatagcatggcatGAACCTGAGTCTACCCGGACAAATAACAtgaatatagctacgtacggactctcatcacctcgtgcgtacatagcccacgcaacaagtagcaaatatcaattACAACACCTAGGGAGTAGTTTTCCCCTcatagagttagacaggagacttacctcgctccgaaactccataaccggctccaaagcctctctaacacctcaaaccggtgcccgtcgctccaaactaGTTaattaagatgcaacccaataaaaatatactttaatactcataattaattaattttcaactccgctcaaaaaatcaattaagcaaccctcgggcccacatgcccggattccgaaaatattcgaagataaatattactaataacctcacgaactcaactatataatttattttcaattccatgtccaaattcgtggtcaaaatccaaaaaataccaatttttaggtattctatcccacaatttctaccaattttcatgttaaaatcaacccgtaatctatgtattaaactcacattaagtagaaattacttacctcacaaagctaaATCGAAATCCCCTCCTTGAAAGCTCTCAAATCGCCTAAGAGTGAATGAAATATTAAATGAACCCTCACTACCTagcgactttcgcacctgcggtgctttgggccgcatctgcggtcccccaCATGCGGCAAATGCCTCGCAGGTGTGCCTTTCCCTCACTTGGTCGggctctgcatctgcggacaaggagggccgcttctgcgagcctagccgcacctgcgaccatgtcTCTCGTACCTGCACTCACGTAGGTGCGCCCAatctttcgcatctgcggattcTGGGCTGCCCTCCATTTCTCGCTTATGCGTctcgtggctcgcacctgcggctggccaagcgcaggtgcgattatgacagatctGGGAGCTTCAACTGTTACTTCAAGCTTCcgacttggtccgagcctcgttctATTGACACTCGGGGGCCCCGGAGctccgtctgaatataccaacaagtttagaatcatataGCGGACTCGCTTGAACTctcggaacgcccgaaacaacattaaaactaataatcgcaacccaaaaccaattgaatcaaacttatgaattttaaGTTCTTCTATTCACTCaaaatgcgccgaaacgtacttagactactcggattgacaccaaattttacgcacaagtcataattgacattacggacctacttcatcttccggaatcagaatccgaccccgatatcaaaaagtccacttcaggtcaaacttctcaaaaaaaccttcaaagttccaactttcgccaaatgaccccgaaatgacctgcGGGcgtccaaatccacatccggacgcgctcccaataccagaatcaccatacggagctattccgaGACTCAGAAATTCCAACGGACATTGATAGCATTGAAATacactccaacccaaatttatgaaatccttccaaaatgccaacttccacaataggtgccgaaacgttccTGGATCATCCAAAAACagatccggacatacgtccaagtccaaaattattatacgaacatgttggaactttcaaatcccgatttcgaggtcatttactcaaaaatcaccctatagtcaattcctccaacttaaagcttttaaaattggaatttttctttccaaatcaactccaaacttcccgaaataaaattccgaccacgcgtacaagtcataatatctgaagtgaagctgctcagggtctcaaaccgctgaatggcacactagaactcaaaacgaccggtatATTGGAGTTTGAACAATTGGGCAGGTCTGGACCACAAAATTCGTCATTATTCACAATTAATCGAAGTCGACATCAAAAACAGAGAAAGCATCTCATATTTGAAAGAAATTAGTAGTAGTAAATTTCTATATTATGTTTTAGTTACTTTTAATGATTTGGACTGCTGATTTATCCCTTGTACAGTATCTCGTGCTTCTTAATTCGGATATTTTCTGCAATTTTGTTTTGTAGCTTTGCAAGTCTAATTCGATAAAAAGGATGAACGAAGGATAAGTCTAGAGTAGTACGAGTGGCTGTTAAGAACACAGTTTAAGTTCTTTATTATCATTTCTTGTGTAAGTTATTTTTACACCAAAACGGATTAACTTATCAACATTAAATAATTTGATGAGGTGTAAATATGCACTAATAAAACGTACTTTAATGAAAAGGTATATGTGCAAACTATCATGCATCTATTGGTACGGATAAATTTTTCACCTCTTGCATATCTCACCACAAATGACAATAACAAATTTTGGGGAGGTAATTATGGGACTCTATTTATGTCATGTGGGGAAATTTGCGTGGCATAAAATATTGTGGGGACCAAGAGAGACCTTGAGATAGCAaaagatatttttatttattattaatagtATTAGTTGCACGAAAACAAACCATGTCAAATTATGATTTGAGTTAATTAGATTAGATACAAATTATCTTAAATATTTAAACCTTTCAGATAAAAATATTAGATAattattagatattaattaagaattaGGATATACAATTATTTCTCAAATTTCATAGTATAtaaacttattttcttcttctatatCTTTAACAATCCAACCATTAGATATTAGTACTTGCATTTACTTTCGTTTTGCGgtcaatattaaagaatactaaacgTGTCAGATTGTAATATATCTTATTCGAGCATATTATCATGTTGATTTAAACAAAATTCTCTCAAGTTCAAATAAGCTAAGTTTTATCCttttacatttttattattttattttctcattttattctttctttatAGTTATTGCATTACTTGTTATTTGAGAGTATTGTTATAATGCCATGTGATCTTTTATTAGCTTACAATTGACTAAATATCTTACCTATTGCCCTTTTAATAATCCTCTATAAATATAAATGTTTGCCTCTTGCATATCTCACCGTCAAATGCCAATAAcaaatttaggaaggtaattatGAGACTTTATTTTTGTCACGTGGGGAAATTTGGGCGGCATAAACTCTTTTGGGGACAAGAGAGACCTTGAGGTAGCAAACGATATTTTTATTTATCATTATTACATCATACCAAGTTGCAATACTAGGAAAGATGGGATACGTGGATTAAAAGATGTGACGATATTTCAACACaggaaaagataaaaccaatAACCTATTGATAATTAACGCCTAATGTTTGAGGGAAATTTCGTTGATAATTTTATCTATGTTCACATAAGAAGATCCTGTTGGTTTTTTAGCAGCTTCTTCAGCCAATTTCTTCCATTCCAAAGCTTTTTTCTTCATCTCTTTGCCTTTATCTCCGGCCATCAACTCTCTCACGAGACTTGCAACTTCGTCCCTCTTCACATTACTGTCGATCTCCATTCCGATTCCCAATTTGGTGCAACAAAACCAACAGTTAGTCGGCTGCTCTGCGAAGAACGGCCAACAAATCATTGGCACCCCACAACTAATACTTTCAAGAATCGAATTCCATTCACCGTGAGTCAAGAAACCTCCTATTGCAGGGTGGCTAAGGACTTGTTCTTGTGGACACCAACTTGCTAGCATCGCTCTGTCTTTAGTTTCTTCCACAAATTCAGGTGGAAGAATTGCTTGTTCTCCTAATACAATATCAGGCCTTATGATCCACAAAAATTCCGTCCGGCTATTGGCAAGTCCCCAAGCAAATTCGATAAGTTGGTTCGAAGTTACTACAGCGATGCTTCCGAAATTCACATAAACAACAGAATTCAATTTCTTGGAATCTAACCATTCAAGACACTTTTCATCTTCTTTCCAAAGATTTAATTCTAACTCCTCCAAATTATTGTCGTCAACATGTTTCAAAATCAAATGCAATGGTCCAATGGCATACACCGGAGGAAGAAGTGTTTGAAGTGATTCAAGAACTTCCTTCTCTAATGGCTCAAATGTATTGACAACTATAGCAGACGCATTTTTGGATCTCTCTGTTTCTTGGATTAGAAATTTAATCATGTAATCATCTGGATTTGCAGTTCTAATAAAACTTGGAAGATCCCTCAAACGTATGTCCTTCATTCCTGGTATCCAATCCAAAGTCTTCTCCAAGTACCCATTTGTCAAATAACTTTCATCtacaagaaaaaataattttaatttatcagaccattttaaaaacaataatgCAATTGAAACTGACCATTTTATAACATGCATACCTTTAAGGGGAGTGTAATCTTTTTCAATAAGATTGCAGTAATGCATGTAACCTAATAAACCACAAGCACATAGGGTCCAAAAGAAAATTAGAGGGATGCCCAAATCTTGAGCAGCAGCTAGAGTGAAGCTCATAACACCATCGGAAATGATACACGAAACGGGTGGCACGTTGGATGAAGAAGTATGATTGAGCTTGGCAAGTAACTCTTTGAAAGGAACTAAACCAGTAGTGGTAAGGGATTTAGATAGGGAAGCAATATCTTGGGTTGAATCAGCATCAGACGGTGGCAGGCCGTCGGGGATGGTCTCGAAACGAAAGGAATGTAACCCTTTGAGGGAATCAGGGCCTCGAGACTTAAGGAGACGCCTATGGTTGTATTCAGTGTTGACAAAAGTTATATGAAAGCCTCTAAAATGGAGGATTTTTGGCTAACTTTAACATTGGATTGATGTGACCTTGGGCAGGAGCTGGTACGCAAATTGCATGAGGCATGTCAAGTTTAGCATACTTGGAAGCCATTCTTTCGATTCTCTCAAACTGGAAATGGAAGATTTGTATGGTTTTGTCTAGTGGAAGAATATGTGGATGCATACAGATGAGAAAGAGTAATAAATGCAGCACGCAAGAATTCAAAAGCCAATAAACTCGAGCAAGAAAGATGGAACATGGAAAATTACTCAAAATTGAATTGAAATTACTCAAATGCGAGGCGATTCAAGGAACTTTAGAGTTCAaattaggggtgggcattcggtatttcggttcggtatttaagaattttggttcggtatttcggtattcggtttatcaattgtgtataccaaataccgtaccaaaatatttcggtacggttcggtttaAATCAAACTTTCACTATCTCCCTCACTCCATTAACTAATAGGAAAGCAAACAACTAAAATATCTTGTTTATTTCTTCTGCCATGGATCAACCAATTCTCCACAATCTATTCCTAATTTCTCGCATGAATGACTTCCACCAAACGTAGTTTTTGGTATATTACAAATTTAATTAGCaacatttaatattataaaaggTATAATAATGAAATAATTTCATTTTATATTTATGGAATAATGATAGTATGTTGcatatttaattatataaatggTATAAGATACATACATACTTAGAAATAAATATTTACAGAAAAATATCggtataaatattatatattcaGAATTCCGCCAaaatattgatataaaaattcTGGAGTGTATTATATGTTATAATTCAGTTTGTGGCATATTTATCGTATAAATATTACTATATGTTTGGACTATGTTATATAGTTGTATGAATTTTAATTTGTATAATATAGTACTATTATATACAACATATATAAATGAcataatgtacatatataaacAGGTATGTTCCATATAGTGATAGATATATACGTATAATATATCTAACATAAACCATCAAAATCCTACAGAATAATGGAACGCATGAAACACCATAGGATGCTGTTGGATATTGCCGGATCAAGGAAGTATGCCAAAAGTTCTTTAAGATGATAGAGAATATCCCATGATTTATGCATCTTGTCTGGTCATTAATTATTTGCTTAATCTTTATAATATGCCATTAGTGTAAAATAAATCTTTTATTTATGTAATAAATaaagaatattattatttttttaaataatttttaaaaagtgcTCACCCATGTCGATTCCTCTTTGGAATTTGGGGTGTGGGCTTAAGGTTATTGGgctaaaaatttaaaacaaaattggGCTTGGACTAAactatttcggtatttcggtataccgaaataccgaaatatcAAAAATCCAATACCGTATACCGAACCGAATTACCGAAATACCAAATTTTTTGTACcgaaataaatcgaaataccgaaaaaaccgaaatcgaaataccaaattaattcggtttggttcggaattcgatttttcggattttatgcccacccctagttcAAATTGGGAGTTATATTAATTTAGTTTATGAAATTAAATTTAAATGTTTAGAAATTAAGCAACAAttatttatctatatctatataattgtaatgactcaaccggtcgttttaagcatttgcacttcgctcggtagtttacgggcatgagtagcttcgtatgatgtattatgacttatgtgaatcgtcggtcttggttttcagattattcggaatcgaattggaagaatgtatttcatggtttaagctttaaattgggagagttgaccaagtttgactttttgtgattTTGAACCCGAACAGAGTTTTGATATTTCCGGTtggtccgttgggtgattttggacttaggagcgcgtccggattgtgatttggaggtccgtagtgaaatttggcttgaaatgacggaagttgaatttttgaaaagtttgaccgggagtgaactttttgataccGGATTCGGATTATGAttttcgggaattggaatagcgttgttatttcatttgggacttgtgtgcaaaatttgaggtcaatcgaacgtgatttgataggtttcggcatcggttgtggaagtttgaagttcaaagttcattaagttcgatttgaggtgtgattcatcattttgatgttgttatgtgtgatttgagacctcgagtaggtccgtgttatgttattggacttacTGGTATATCCGGACGGGGctcgagtggctcggatgagtttcggacgaggttcgaaTCACTTTTGTTGCATAGTGCATTGCtgaaggctgctggttctggtgtgatcgcacctgcagcTGGTTTTGCGCAAGTCCGATGGCCATAGAAGTGACAAAGGCATCGCAGAGGCAAGATGAGTATTGGGTGAGGAATACCGCAGAATCGGAGATTTGTGCGCATATGCGGATGCGCTGGTGCGAAGTGATAGAGCGCAGGAGCGAGGTATTTCGTAGGTGTGaatggtggctcgcacctgcgatgtcgcagaagcggatattttatccgcaggtgcgagggtcgaGTTGTCAGCTGATTATGCGGAAGAGGAGGTTATGTCGCAGAAGCGATACCGCAAAAGCGGCTAatgtgtcgcaggtgcgaaaatgctgaAGAAGCTATAAATCAaagttttggttctttcttcatattttaagatgtgggactcggattgaggcaatttttggagcaaatttcatcacaataattggggtaagtattctacacttggttttgatcttattccacaaatctatcttcatttttggcaatgggttgatgaattttaaagagaaattggaggttttagcctaaagtttcataaaacgaatttttgcgttttgaacatcgatttggagtcgtatttgagtgaaactagtatggttggactcataattgagtgggttatcagattttgtgagttttatcgggttctAAGGTGCGATCCCGAGTTGGACGTTTTgaccgattttgggcttttgattaaagattcgacctttttcatttggaattattttcttgggctttatttgatgtatttgagttgcttttggctagttttgagcctttcggaggtcgctacatgctagatggcatttttggagcatctcTTGGCTTGTTCGACATTGGTATTGGctcgttcgaggtaagtaactcttttaaacttagtactgagggtataaaaccccgtaATACGTAtcatgtgattggtgttgaggtgacgcacatgctaggtgacaggcgtgtgggcgtgcaccatgtgaattgggactctattgcttctatggcactgtataatggtcctactttgttgatatctatatttccaccatgtgataaagtagttaagctgtcaatcatgctagatatcatgtttaggcattatgacGACACtatttggacccatagtggtcgtttcttactgtcatctcactgattttattaatattttgtattcagtcatatccatgcattcataccatatctcagtctcagttattatttattgatacatcatatcactGTTGTCGAgctagtttcatgatattgtgagcccgtgagtgagactggagagattgatgactgagtgaggccgagggcctgagtgagagatattttgggatcgagctgcacaccatagcatgttatattgattatattttatggggtcgggctgcatgtcgcagtgatatattgattacattttatgggatcgggctgcacgccgcaacgatatggcgcttgggctgaaggagcccttccggagtctgcacaccccgagtgagcgcagtcgactatatttacgtggatcgggctgcacgccacagcaagTATTATATAgttctgagtgattgagtgtgctgagccttgagcatagtgagagagaatgcgagacagtgagattgagtactctaagagtgtgagtacatgagctcatcatcgagatgcattgcatttgacatgcacacataacatacatgcatagaggtgcatttccttctgctacccagttttggggacatttatgattttacatgtatcttgacatgtaggcatagagacgtactttcctcatgctatctaaaAATGAAACGTTTTACTTATCATTGAaagaagttttgggaaaaatcacagttttcaaacttactcgtattttggcattttcggtaaaagatttgggttctcactgagatacttgaaaagaaatgtctatttttctggaactgtgaccGAACTGAGCACTTTATTTTTGAGATACCTCTTtcattacttgctttatgttatTATGAACTATTATTGATTATTGGAGCTGGACTCttaccttggtacaagctcgttaCTACTtgcaacctaaggttaggtttgttacttattgagtacatggggtcagttgtactcatactacgcttttacaccttgcgtgcagatgttggctgttgatgttgctgtgttcgttgggagctggatctgaagatgtacctgtgttccggttgtagctgcctcttgttcatggtagccttagattgataaaattatgtttatttacttttcaaacagatgatgtatttacttcatagcagctttataaactctattcttaggagctcatgatttgtattaccagttcttggggaaatgtattagtttcataatttttttttaattattaattaccctattaatttcattggaattggatagttgataattggcttacctagcgggttgggttaggtgccatcacgactagttgaatattgggtcgtgataagttggtatcagagctctaggtgcataggttctataagtcatgagcaagtgtctagtagagtcttgcggatcggtatgatgacatccatacctatcttcgagaggctacagggcatttaggatatatacttcccatctttatttctttatcttgcggaattgattcagcttgagacataactttttgaattccttccacgcatttgcaTGCGCACACGAGAACTCGATATTAGATATGCATTGTCggtttgtgattctatgaacgggGTCCGAGATATGATTTCTGTGTGCTGATGAtggaccagtctggaggactGGAGGCCAGGTTTTTTCTCTAGCTTGAGCACGAAGATTTTGattatgtgagcacgtgcttttggatttatacgTCCGGTTGTattcctatgagtggaatttatggctggATGAGCGGTataatggctttgtgatgagtatgatgtgccTGCGgaatgtgttaagatgatttgaatatgacgagaagagtttacttgagatgtagcaaggattattgggtgtttgatttctgtcttgatttggcgtatagtattgagttatgggtgtgttgaggtatctctcatgttgtttagttgtggagtaaagtagattctcatgtcttgttgttGAGTTCAGAATCAAGAAGATTAAATGATTGCTTAGTAGTTGTAGCTATGAAATAGTATCAAGAGatatcagtttgaggctaagcaagtgggTTATAACCTGCGAGGTAATCTACTGATGTGTGATTTTTATAATGTTGTatggaggctttcttttctaaCAGCGGGGtatatttgtgcgatttgagtttggaccGGTTGTAACAGTTGACCTAACTATCACGAGGTtgaatgtgagatttgcagacgatttgaggtattaagtttgtgttacatgagcttacgaaggatttagttgaatttcagtgcggGATTTTGGCAGTAATAGAGTAAGGGTATCGTAATATTATCgactgttttgttctatggcattgagccaagtgggggagtctgctatcgacgagttgattgcatgattatgtgttgtattggtttcggtttgaggtatactggtgaatcagttatgactgcaggggttgagattgaggatgactcgagtaaggggatttctggatacgggttgtaat
The nucleotide sequence above comes from Nicotiana tabacum cultivar K326 chromosome 12, ASM71507v2, whole genome shotgun sequence. Encoded proteins:
- the LOC107822179 gene encoding LOW QUALITY PROTEIN: 7-deoxyloganetin glucosyltransferase (The sequence of the model RefSeq protein was modified relative to this genomic sequence to represent the inferred CDS: deleted 1 base in 1 codon), which gives rise to MASKYAKLDMPHAICVPAPAQGHINPMLKLAKILHFRGFHITFVNTEYNHRRLLKSRGPDSLKGLHSFRFETIPDGLPPSDADSTQDIASLSKSLTTTGLVPFKELLAKLNHTSSSNVPPVSCIISDGVMSFTLAAAQDLGIPLIFFWTLCACGLLGYMHYCNLIEKDYTPLKDESYLTNGYLEKTLDWIPGMKDIRLRDLPSFIRTANPDDYMIKFLIQETERSKNASAIVVNTFEPLEKEVLESLQTLLPPVYAIGPLHLILKHVDDNNLEELELNLWKEDEKCLEWLDSKKLNSVVYVNFGSIAVVTSNQLIEFAWGLANSRTEFLWIIRPDIVLGEQAILPPEFVEETKDRAMLASWCPQEQVLSHPAIGGFLTHGEWNSILESISCGVPMICWPFFAEQPTNCWFCCTKLGIGMEIDSNVKRDEVASLVRELMAGDKGKEMKKKALEWKKLAEEAAKKPTGSSYVNIDKIINEISLKH